The following are encoded together in the Magnetococcales bacterium genome:
- a CDS encoding glutamate 5-kinase, producing MEKRLRQEWQQVAGSRRVVVKIGSNLLTAGGSTLDQAWIAARCREVEALIQEGRQVVIVTSGAVAAGRPRLNLGRPLISLREKQAAAAAGQGFLMRCYEEAFASLGRHVGQILLTRDDVAHRRRYLNARDTLETLLQLGLVPIVNENDSVVVAEIRFGDNDTLAALVAGLIQADLLILLSDVDGLCDANPRFDATARRIPLVERVTPELEALAGGAGTSVGSGGMATKLRAARKAARSGCRTVLANGFRDDPIRTIFHGEPLGTLFLAESDAISSRKRWIADGLLAEGELILDQGATHALLSGRSLLAKGIRDVVGNFDRGDAVYCSTPQGEHTAKGLVNYNADDLRRIVGRHSAEFEKILGFIADEEIIHRNDMVILQGNRI from the coding sequence ATGGAGAAGAGACTCCGGCAGGAGTGGCAACAGGTTGCCGGTTCCCGGCGGGTGGTGGTGAAGATCGGTTCCAACTTGTTGACAGCGGGCGGTTCTACCCTGGATCAGGCATGGATTGCGGCCCGTTGCCGGGAGGTGGAGGCCTTGATTCAGGAGGGACGGCAGGTGGTGATCGTCACCTCCGGGGCTGTGGCAGCGGGAAGGCCACGCCTCAATCTCGGACGCCCCCTGATCTCTTTGCGTGAAAAGCAGGCTGCGGCAGCCGCAGGACAGGGATTTTTGATGCGTTGCTACGAGGAGGCTTTTGCCTCCCTGGGACGCCATGTGGGGCAGATATTACTCACCCGGGATGATGTGGCTCACCGGCGTCGTTACCTCAACGCCCGGGATACGCTGGAAACCCTCCTGCAACTGGGATTGGTGCCCATCGTCAACGAAAATGACTCCGTGGTCGTGGCGGAGATTCGTTTTGGTGACAACGACACCCTGGCGGCCCTGGTGGCCGGTCTGATCCAGGCGGATCTCCTGATTCTGCTCTCCGATGTGGATGGTCTTTGCGATGCCAATCCACGTTTTGATGCAACGGCACGCCGCATCCCGTTGGTCGAAAGGGTTACTCCGGAACTGGAAGCCCTGGCAGGCGGAGCTGGTACATCGGTCGGTTCAGGGGGGATGGCGACCAAGTTGCGGGCAGCGCGTAAGGCGGCCCGCAGCGGCTGCCGCACGGTGTTGGCCAACGGATTTCGCGACGACCCCATTCGTACCATCTTTCACGGTGAACCTTTGGGCACCCTGTTTCTGGCCGAATCCGATGCCATCAGTTCCCGCAAGCGTTGGATTGCCGATGGTTTGCTGGCCGAGGGGGAGTTGATTCTGGATCAGGGTGCGACCCATGCCTTGTTGTCAGGCCGCAGCCTGCTCGCCAAAGGCATTCGGGATGTTGTGGGGAACTTTGACCGGGGGGATGCTGTTTATTGTTCCACGCCACAGGGTGAACACACGGCCAAGGGCCTTGTCAACTACAACGCCGATGACCTGCGCCGCATCGTTGGTCGCCACAGCGCCGAATTTGAAAAAATATTGGGCTTTATCGCCGATGAAGAGATCATTCACCGCAATGACATGGTCATCTTGCAGGGCAATCGCATTTGA
- the rpmA gene encoding 50S ribosomal protein L27, whose protein sequence is MAHKKAGGSSRNGRDSAGKRLGVKRFGGEAVVPGNILIRQRGTKVFAGNGVGMGRDHTLFALVGGKVLFTASGKRQYINVVAS, encoded by the coding sequence ATGGCACACAAAAAGGCGGGAGGCAGCTCCCGAAATGGCCGCGATTCAGCGGGAAAACGGTTGGGTGTCAAACGTTTCGGCGGCGAGGCGGTCGTACCTGGCAACATTCTGATCCGGCAGCGGGGGACCAAGGTCTTCGCTGGCAACGGCGTTGGCATGGGCCGCGACCATACTCTTTTTGCCCTCGTCGGCGGCAAGGTGCTTTTCACGGCAAGCGGCAAGCGGCAGTACATCAACGTCGTCGCCTCCTGA
- a CDS encoding polyprenyl synthetase family protein, whose translation MTDHTQSVLNRLRELIGPDLEQTNHLIRQHLDSEVELIPTLGTHLIQSGGKRLRPILSLLSARLFGYQGNEHALLAAVIEFIHTATLLHDDVVDKSNTRRGMATANSVWGNKAPVLVGDFLFSRSFQLLVNHGSLRILKIIADTCAIISEGEVLQLVASNDLKTSEEKYMAVVSNKTASLFSAACQIGPVLANSPEAEVERMARFGTCLGIAYQVVDDTLDYAATVEKLGKTIGDDFQEGKITLPVIHAYAKGSPEERAFWVQTIEKGQIAPDSLDHAIALIRQRGAFQYAMERARSFAAEAKAVLEPCRSSPEKEALIMLADFSVDRSF comes from the coding sequence ATGACAGATCATACGCAATCAGTATTGAATCGTCTGCGTGAGTTGATCGGCCCAGACTTGGAACAAACCAATCATCTCATCCGCCAACACCTCGATTCCGAGGTGGAGCTCATACCCACCCTGGGTACCCATCTCATCCAGAGTGGCGGCAAAAGGTTGCGGCCCATTCTGTCCCTGCTCTCGGCCCGTCTTTTCGGCTACCAGGGAAATGAGCATGCCCTGCTGGCGGCTGTCATCGAGTTCATTCACACCGCCACGCTGCTGCACGATGACGTGGTTGACAAATCAAACACCCGCCGTGGCATGGCCACCGCCAACTCGGTTTGGGGCAACAAGGCCCCGGTCCTGGTCGGAGATTTTCTTTTTTCGCGCTCCTTCCAGCTCCTTGTCAACCATGGCAGCCTGAGAATTCTCAAGATTATTGCCGACACCTGTGCCATCATCTCCGAGGGCGAAGTGCTGCAACTGGTGGCCAGCAATGACCTGAAAACTTCCGAAGAGAAATACATGGCGGTGGTCTCCAATAAAACCGCCTCCCTTTTCTCCGCCGCCTGCCAGATCGGTCCCGTTCTCGCCAACTCTCCCGAGGCGGAAGTGGAACGCATGGCCAGGTTTGGCACCTGCCTTGGCATTGCCTACCAGGTCGTGGACGATACCCTGGATTATGCAGCCACAGTCGAAAAACTGGGCAAAACCATTGGTGACGATTTCCAGGAAGGCAAGATCACCCTTCCGGTCATCCATGCCTACGCCAAAGGCTCACCGGAGGAGCGGGCTTTCTGGGTCCAGACCATCGAAAAAGGCCAGATTGCCCCCGACAGTCTGGATCACGCCATTGCCTTGATCCGCCAGAGGGGGGCATTTCAGTATGCCATGGAGCGGGCGCGCAGCTTTGCAGCCGAGGCCAAAGCCGTTCTGGAGCCGTGTCGATCTTCGCCAGAAAAAGAGGCCCTGATCATGTTGGCCGATTTTTCCGTTGACCGCAGCTTCTGA
- the maf gene encoding septum formation inhibitor Maf, with protein MERKNHSEGGTAVRAGWPWTGKTIRLASASPRRLALLQQVGIEPQVWPVIIDEHPRSGELAEHYVARMAQEKVRMALDPGADFALGADTAVVLNDTILGKPADAGQAHRMLTLLSGQRHQVLTGVALYRLHNRHGLTRVVATDVWFKELSTQDITTYIATGEPMDKAGAYGIQGIGAFMVRRIEGSFSGVVGLPLMETLAMLSELMED; from the coding sequence ATGGAGCGAAAAAACCATTCCGAAGGGGGCACGGCTGTGCGTGCCGGTTGGCCCTGGACGGGAAAAACGATTCGCCTGGCTTCGGCATCGCCACGGCGGCTGGCGTTGTTACAACAGGTCGGGATCGAACCACAGGTGTGGCCGGTGATTATCGATGAACACCCCCGATCCGGGGAGTTGGCGGAGCACTATGTGGCGCGCATGGCGCAGGAAAAGGTGCGCATGGCCCTGGATCCGGGCGCCGACTTTGCCCTGGGCGCCGATACGGCTGTCGTCCTGAACGATACCATCCTGGGCAAGCCCGCCGATGCGGGACAAGCACACAGAATGTTGACCCTTCTCTCCGGGCAACGCCACCAGGTTTTGACGGGAGTAGCCCTTTACCGGTTGCACAACCGGCACGGCCTGACCCGGGTGGTGGCAACCGATGTCTGGTTCAAGGAGCTGTCCACCCAGGACATCACCACCTACATCGCCACCGGAGAGCCCATGGACAAGGCCGGAGCCTATGGCATTCAGGGTATCGGCGCCTTCATGGTGCGCCGCATCGAAGGCTCCTTCAGCGGTGTGGTGGGACTGCCGCTCATGGAAACGCTCGCCATGCTCTCCGAGCTGATGGAGGACTGA
- the rplU gene encoding 50S ribosomal protein L21: protein MIAVVRTGGKQYKVAVNDVLRVERLPGEKGESVTLEDVLLVTGDSGIQTGSAVAGVKVTGRILQQLRDKKILVFKRRRRKNYRRKQGHRQHLTELQITSIGA from the coding sequence ATGATTGCGGTAGTGCGAACCGGCGGCAAACAATACAAAGTGGCGGTCAATGACGTTTTGCGCGTGGAACGGCTGCCGGGAGAAAAGGGGGAGAGTGTGACCCTGGAGGATGTCCTGCTGGTCACCGGTGACAGCGGCATCCAGACGGGCAGCGCCGTCGCCGGGGTCAAGGTGACGGGCCGCATTTTGCAACAGTTGCGGGACAAAAAAATTCTGGTGTTCAAACGGCGGCGGCGTAAAAATTATCGCCGCAAACAGGGACACCGGCAACATTTGACCGAGCTCCAGATCACCAGCATTGGGGCGTAG
- the obgE gene encoding GTPase ObgE gives MRFLDEVKIFIRSGDGGAGAATFRREKYIPYGGPSGGDGGRGGDVVFIADPHLNTLIDFRYRQHFKAERGQNGMRACRTGRSAPPLEVRVPVGTLVRDDADGRILWDCTTPGERFLIAPGGQGGRGNTHFKSATNQAPRQSDPGRSGLELWARLELKLLADVGLVGMPNAGKSTLISVISAARPKIADYPFTTLVPNLGVVRVADDESFVVADIPGLIRGAGEGAGLGHIFLRHVERCALLLHLLDAEPPDGSDPVENFHAIEAELADYSPHLVAKPRMLVVTKGDLIDAARARALKRDLAVFGEVAVLSAVSGQGVRELVGRVAVRVREIRATADVVSIAALPDAPTRAGQQGRVGLPDEVNGVEEVEENGVTCYWVR, from the coding sequence ATGCGCTTTCTGGATGAAGTCAAGATTTTTATTCGTTCCGGTGACGGCGGTGCCGGGGCCGCGACCTTCCGGAGAGAAAAATATATCCCGTATGGCGGTCCCAGCGGTGGTGATGGCGGACGCGGTGGCGATGTCGTTTTTATTGCCGATCCTCATCTGAATACCTTGATCGATTTTCGCTATCGCCAGCACTTCAAGGCGGAGCGGGGGCAAAATGGGATGCGTGCCTGCCGGACCGGTCGTTCGGCTCCGCCTCTGGAGGTGCGGGTACCGGTCGGGACTCTGGTTCGTGATGACGCCGATGGCCGGATTTTGTGGGACTGCACCACCCCGGGTGAGCGGTTTTTGATCGCTCCCGGAGGCCAGGGGGGGCGCGGCAACACCCACTTCAAAAGTGCCACGAATCAGGCCCCCCGCCAATCCGATCCCGGGCGGTCGGGGTTGGAGTTGTGGGCGCGTCTCGAACTGAAACTGCTGGCGGATGTTGGTCTGGTGGGCATGCCCAACGCCGGTAAATCCACATTGATCTCCGTCATATCGGCGGCCCGGCCCAAGATTGCCGACTATCCCTTCACCACGTTGGTGCCCAATCTGGGTGTGGTGCGCGTTGCCGATGATGAGAGCTTTGTGGTGGCCGATATCCCTGGTTTGATCCGGGGTGCGGGCGAAGGGGCCGGGTTGGGACATATCTTTTTGCGGCATGTGGAGCGGTGTGCTCTGTTGTTGCACCTGCTGGATGCCGAACCACCTGATGGTTCCGATCCGGTGGAAAATTTTCACGCCATCGAAGCAGAACTGGCCGACTACTCCCCCCACCTGGTCGCCAAGCCCAGAATGCTCGTGGTCACCAAGGGGGATCTTATCGATGCCGCCCGGGCCCGGGCCCTGAAGAGAGATCTTGCTGTTTTCGGCGAGGTTGCAGTTCTCTCCGCCGTCAGCGGGCAAGGGGTGCGTGAGTTGGTTGGCCGGGTGGCCGTGCGAGTCCGGGAAATTCGTGCGACCGCCGATGTGGTCAGCATCGCTGCTTTGCCGGATGCACCGACCCGGGCAGGACAACAGGGTCGTGTGGGGCTGCCTGATGAGGTGAATGGGGTGGAGGAAGTGGAAGAAAACGGCGTGACATGCTATTGGGTGCGATAA